GTGGTCGGTCAGGAGAACACGAAGTTTCGATTAGCTCTGCGCGGGCGATCGCCCAAGCCTTAGCCACCCCTCCTAACCTTGAGCGCTATGAGGTAATCCCGTTTTACATCCGCAAAGATGGCGTTTGGTGTGCGGATGATGAGCCCCAACAGGTACTGAACTCTGGTCAACCAATGGCGATTGAAGCAAGCGATCGCCGCCAGCTTTGGCAATTTCCCAGCCACGTTGCCGATATTGACGTATGGTTTCCCATCTTACACGGCCCCAACGGGGAAGACGGCACGATTCAAGGTCTGTTTCGGTTAATGCAGGTTCCCTTTGTGGGCTGTGATGTGTTGGCTTCGGCGATCGCCATGGACAAGATTGCCATGAAGGAAGCCTTTGCCCAGGCAGGACTGGCGCAGGTGAAGTATCTCGCTGTAACGCGGGCGGAGGTCTGGTCGAATCCTTGCGTATTCCCGAAACTGTGCGATCGCATTGAGGCCGAACTGGGCTATCCCTGCTTTGTCAAACCTGCCAACCTGGGATCGTCTGTGGGGATTGCCAAGGTGCGATCGCGTTCCGAACTAGAAGCGGCGTTGGATAGTGCCGCCAGCTACGATCGCCGCCTCATTGTCGAAGCCGGAGTGAAGGCCAGAGAGGTCGAGTGTGCGGTGTTGGGCAGCGACAATCCCAAAGCTTCGGTTATTGGCGAAATCACCTACCAAAGCGACTTTTACGACTACGAAACTAAATATACTGCCGGCCTGGCCGATCTCCACATCCCGGCGAAACTGCCAGCGGCGATCGCCCAGCGGATTCAAGAGACGGCGATCGCGGCGTTCAAAGCGCTAGATGCCTCTGGGTTGGGACGGGTTGACTTTTTCTATGTGGAAGAAACGGGTGAAATCTTGATCAACGAAATCAACACCATGCCTGGGTTTACCGCCACTAGCATGTATCCCCAACTCTGGGGCGCAACGGGAGTTTCCTTTCCTGACCTGGTCGATCGCCTGATTCAAATTGCCCTAGAGCGGTATCAAGATTCTGCTGGGTCTGAGTAGGCCAACGATCTACTGCTCAGGGCTAGAAGCGGGGAACTTTCCAAATCTTGAGAGACTTGTCCGAGCTGCCGCTGACCAAAATCTTGCCATGGCTAGTGACCGCAATCGAATTGACCGAATCGCTATGTTCGCGCAGGGTGATCACCGATTCGCCCGTGTTGATATCCCAAAACTGAATCGTGGCATCTGCGCTGCCGCTGACAATCAACGGACGCTTGGGCACAAAGCATACGGTGTTCACATCGCGGCTATGCCCAACGAAGGTGCGGATCAACTCTCCGGTTTTGAGATTCCAAAGTTTCACCTTTCGATCCTTGCTGGCACTCACCAACGTGGTGTTGTCAGGACTGACGGCAACGCAGTTCACCGAATGATTGTGGGCATTCCAGGCCGTAAGCTGTTCTCCCGTTTGCAAACTCCAGACCTTAATCTTGTTGTCCAGGCCACCGCTCACTAGCACCCGTCCATCAGGGCTAATGGCGATCGCCTTTACCATGCCAGCCACACCCATCAGCGTTCGCAATAGTGCCCCCGTTGCCAACATCCACAGCCGAATCGTGCGATCCTCGCCGCCACTTGCCAAGATTCGTCCATCGGGACTGATGGCGATCGCATTCACATCCCGCGTATGGCCGGACAGGGTTCCCCGCAGTTCCCCCGTTTGGACGTTCCAGAGCTTAATCGTATAGTCGTCACTGCCGCTCACCAGCACTCGGCCACTGGGACTAATGGCGATCGCGTTAATGGCGCGAGTGTGCCCAGAGTGGGTCGTGAGCAGTTCCCCCGTGCCCAAATTCCAGGTTTTGATCATGTTGTCGAGACTGCTGGTAGCAACCGTTTGGTTATCGGCGCTAAGGGCTACACAAGTAATCCAAGAGGAATGTCCAGTTAAGGTGTAAATACAGCCCTGCTTAGACAGTTTGACCCCTGACGGAATACCAGACGTTTTCGCCGCTTTCGCCTGCGTTAGACCAGACGGTAGATCGAGATTGGTGGCGGCATTGGATAGGGGGGACGCCGAGGAGGGGGGGAGGGTTACCCCTGGAGAGACGGATGCTCTCCCAGGAGTCGAGGTACGGGATGATCCCGCTGCCGCTGGAGTCACGGGGAGCGGAGTCGCGATCGCCACATCCGCATTCAGATCCGTCAGCACATCCTGAGCCGATTGGTAGCGTTCATTCACCAAATCGCGCAGCAACTTATCAAGAACCATTGCGAGGCGATCGCTCACAGGTCTCCCCTGCCGATTCAGATAGTCTCGCCAAATCCAGCGCCCTTGGAGGGGATCGTAGAGGTTGTCCGGTCGCGTTCCCGTCATCACGTGCAGGCAAGTTGCCCCCAGACTGTACAAGTCACTCGCTGGATAAGCTTTACCGCTGCGAAACTGCTCTAACGGTGCATAGCCCTCGGTGCCGATGCGCGTTCCGGTCAAGGCTCCACTATTTTGGGTAATTTGCTTAGCCACGCCAAAATCAATCAGCATCAAGCGTTGATCGATCTGCCGCCGCAGAATGTTGGATGGCGTAATATCACGATGAATTACCTGGTGGGTATGAATGAACTGAAGCACGGGCAAGATATCGTTCAGCACGTTTCGTATCTGCTGTTCGCTAAATGGCCCTTGGCGGCGAACCTGCTGGGCTAGACTCAGTCCTTCAATAAATTGCTGCACCAAGTAGAGATAGGTGTCTTGCTCAAAGTAGGCCAGCAGGGTCGGAATTTGGGGATGTTCGCCCAGTTCATGCAGCCGCACGGCTTCTTGATTAAAAAGCTGCACCGCTTTCTGGAGGGATTTTGTGCCCTGCACCTGGGGCGAGAACTGCTTAATCACACACTTACTACCCAACCGATCCTCATCGGTTGCCAGGTACGTTCGTCCAAATCCTCCCTGTCCGAGCAACATTGTGGGGCGATATCGTCCGCGTAGAGATGCTATTAGGGGCGCACCGCAACTGATACACACCCGTGCATCATCTAAATTTTGAGGCTTTGTACAGGTTGGGTTTAAGCAGCAAAGCATGGTAGTGCGGAAGCTAAGCAACAAATCAGAAACGCCAGCGATCGCCCTGCAAAGCCGAGTTGAAAGTCAGCAGCTAATGGAACTGTCCGCTAGGCTCTCAAATCTAAGCACTTGAGCTTATTACCGAGAGGACTCTGAAACGCCCAAGTGACAGTAGCATAGGCCGTTGGCTGTTTCAGAACATCCTTATTCAGAACTTCTTTATATAGAGTACCCCTGTTGGGCGTGTCGCAAGTCGAGGGCGATCGCGTAGAAGACAGTACACCTGATGAAAGACGGAAAACGTACGACTATTACACTGTAAATGCAAACTTACACGCCGAATCTGCTTCACTTTAACGGTTAAAGTTAATAATTCAGGCCCCAAAGTCCACTATCCCTATCGTGAAATACTCACAGAATGGGAGTCAAATCATCAACCTCGATCCTAAGCTTGAGTATGGACGATGCATGGCACCATCAGCGATTCCAGCATTGCATCTATAGCTTGCTTAAATTTAAGACGTTGGTTATTCG
This DNA window, taken from Synechococcales cyanobacterium T60_A2020_003, encodes the following:
- a CDS encoding serine/threonine protein kinase, which produces MLCCLNPTCTKPQNLDDARVCISCGAPLIASLRGRYRPTMLLGQGGFGRTYLATDEDRLGSKCVIKQFSPQVQGTKSLQKAVQLFNQEAVRLHELGEHPQIPTLLAYFEQDTYLYLVQQFIEGLSLAQQVRRQGPFSEQQIRNVLNDILPVLQFIHTHQVIHRDITPSNILRRQIDQRLMLIDFGVAKQITQNSGALTGTRIGTEGYAPLEQFRSGKAYPASDLYSLGATCLHVMTGTRPDNLYDPLQGRWIWRDYLNRQGRPVSDRLAMVLDKLLRDLVNERYQSAQDVLTDLNADVAIATPLPVTPAAAGSSRTSTPGRASVSPGVTLPPSSASPLSNAATNLDLPSGLTQAKAAKTSGIPSGVKLSKQGCIYTLTGHSSWITCVALSADNQTVATSSLDNMIKTWNLGTGELLTTHSGHTRAINAIAISPSGRVLVSGSDDYTIKLWNVQTGELRGTLSGHTRDVNAIAISPDGRILASGGEDRTIRLWMLATGALLRTLMGVAGMVKAIAISPDGRVLVSGGLDNKIKVWSLQTGEQLTAWNAHNHSVNCVAVSPDNTTLVSASKDRKVKLWNLKTGELIRTFVGHSRDVNTVCFVPKRPLIVSGSADATIQFWDINTGESVITLREHSDSVNSIAVTSHGKILVSGSSDKSLKIWKVPRF
- a CDS encoding D-alanine--D-alanine ligase; the encoded protein is MAKQRIGLVFGGRSGEHEVSISSARAIAQALATPPNLERYEVIPFYIRKDGVWCADDEPQQVLNSGQPMAIEASDRRQLWQFPSHVADIDVWFPILHGPNGEDGTIQGLFRLMQVPFVGCDVLASAIAMDKIAMKEAFAQAGLAQVKYLAVTRAEVWSNPCVFPKLCDRIEAELGYPCFVKPANLGSSVGIAKVRSRSELEAALDSAASYDRRLIVEAGVKAREVECAVLGSDNPKASVIGEITYQSDFYDYETKYTAGLADLHIPAKLPAAIAQRIQETAIAAFKALDASGLGRVDFFYVEETGEILINEINTMPGFTATSMYPQLWGATGVSFPDLVDRLIQIALERYQDSAGSE